A region from the Oceanispirochaeta sp. genome encodes:
- a CDS encoding glycoside hydrolase family 2 TIM barrel-domain containing protein: MKNLFPGFHNKADYHNQHVTQINRLPSHALRPENDPHAENQLSLDGTWKFLLAPSPGELPSGFADFNPVGEETWGEIQVPGNWELQGYGKPVYVNTLYPFKDKPGEDYLLDVSQKSSSIFDRYHPPFVPRENACGLYRKELTLPDGFRERETILRFEGVESAFYLYVNESPVGYSQDSKVPSEFNITPFLKEGKNLITLVVLRFSDGTWLEDQDYFHLSGIHRSVTLWSRPVKRLQDCQFTAEPVSDGGAVLKGWVSMNRVEGFADCIVRVEMYDQHNFKKASAEKRIARETPIYGMGTSWHMKTASPRSESANFLVNIEEITPWDVDHPVLYTLKMTLLSPDGRALDAQNLSIGFRTICIEDNVIKLNGQRVVFRGVNRHEHSYEGGRVVSREHMVKEIKLMKQLNFNAVRTSHYPNSSLWYDLCDQYGLLVVCESNLETHGVAGRISNDPEWAEAMLERARRMALVYKNHTSIVSWSLGNESGYGAGHAAMAGWLREYDKSRLVQYENNDPGPLGSDIKCSMYPSLEIIRHMISDNRDRRPIVLVEYAYQISNTTGHFDQFRKLTEEYEIFQGGFVWDWMDKCLPAYTDDGVEFPGFGGDFGEDLTDSVCPLYMCAN; the protein is encoded by the coding sequence ATGAAGAATCTTTTCCCAGGCTTTCATAACAAAGCCGATTACCATAACCAGCATGTGACCCAGATCAACCGGCTTCCGTCTCATGCCCTCAGACCGGAGAATGATCCACATGCAGAGAATCAACTTTCCCTGGATGGAACCTGGAAATTTTTATTGGCACCTTCTCCCGGGGAGCTGCCATCAGGATTTGCCGATTTTAATCCGGTGGGTGAAGAAACGTGGGGAGAGATTCAGGTGCCTGGGAACTGGGAGCTCCAGGGATATGGCAAGCCTGTGTACGTGAATACACTGTATCCTTTTAAGGACAAGCCGGGAGAGGACTATCTTCTGGATGTCAGTCAGAAGAGTTCATCTATATTCGACCGTTATCATCCACCTTTTGTTCCCAGGGAAAATGCCTGCGGCCTATATCGGAAAGAACTGACCCTTCCGGATGGGTTCCGGGAAAGGGAGACCATCCTCAGATTTGAAGGGGTGGAATCGGCCTTTTACCTCTATGTCAATGAATCTCCTGTCGGGTACTCTCAGGACAGCAAGGTCCCCTCCGAATTTAACATCACTCCTTTTTTGAAGGAGGGAAAGAATCTGATTACCCTTGTTGTTCTGCGCTTCAGTGATGGAACCTGGCTGGAAGATCAGGATTATTTTCATCTGTCCGGAATCCACCGATCCGTCACCCTCTGGTCCAGGCCGGTCAAGAGGCTCCAGGACTGTCAGTTTACGGCAGAACCCGTTTCTGACGGAGGAGCTGTGTTGAAAGGATGGGTTTCCATGAACAGAGTGGAGGGCTTTGCCGACTGCATTGTTCGTGTAGAAATGTATGATCAACATAACTTTAAAAAAGCTTCAGCAGAAAAGAGAATTGCCCGGGAAACTCCCATCTATGGTATGGGTACATCCTGGCATATGAAGACTGCCTCTCCCCGGAGTGAATCCGCCAATTTTCTTGTAAACATCGAAGAGATCACCCCCTGGGATGTGGATCATCCCGTCCTGTATACCCTGAAAATGACTCTGTTGAGTCCTGATGGCAGGGCGCTGGATGCCCAGAACCTCAGTATCGGTTTCAGAACCATCTGCATAGAAGACAATGTGATAAAACTCAACGGGCAAAGGGTTGTTTTCCGAGGTGTCAACCGGCATGAACACTCCTATGAAGGAGGACGGGTCGTCAGTCGGGAACATATGGTCAAAGAGATCAAACTGATGAAACAGCTCAATTTCAATGCGGTGAGAACTTCTCATTACCCTAACTCCTCCCTCTGGTATGATTTGTGTGACCAATATGGACTACTGGTTGTCTGCGAGAGCAATCTGGAGACCCACGGAGTGGCCGGACGCATCTCTAATGACCCGGAATGGGCCGAGGCCATGTTGGAAAGGGCCAGACGGATGGCTCTGGTGTATAAAAATCATACATCCATTGTTTCCTGGTCATTGGGGAATGAATCGGGTTATGGGGCGGGTCATGCCGCCATGGCTGGATGGCTGCGGGAGTATGACAAGTCCCGGCTGGTTCAGTATGAGAATAATGACCCGGGTCCTCTGGGTAGCGATATAAAATGCTCCATGTACCCCAGTCTGGAAATCATCAGACACATGATCTCAGATAACAGGGACCGCCGTCCCATCGTCCTGGTGGAATATGCCTACCAGATCAGTAATACCACCGGACATTTTGATCAGTTTCGGAAGCTCACCGAGGAGTATGAAATATTTCAGGGAGGTTTTGTCTGGGACTGGATGGATAAATGCCTACCTGCTTATACGGATGACGGAGTGGAGTTCCCCGGATTCGGGGGAGACTTCGGAGAAGATCTGACAGACAGTGTCTGCCCTTTATACATGTGTGCCAACG